In Sphingopyxis sp. CCNWLW2, a single window of DNA contains:
- a CDS encoding aspartate aminotransferase family protein, whose amino-acid sequence MTITPLMPVYPRCGVRPVRGEGAYLIGERGERYLDFASGIAVNLLGHGHPHLTKAIQDQAATLMHVSNLYGSPQGEAYAARLVENTFADTVFLTNSGAEAVECSIKTARAYHSSAGNAEKHTLITFNNAFHGRTLGTISATNQEKLRKGFDPLLPGFAYAPFDDINAALDLVDDNTAGFLVEPIQGEGGIRPASQPFLQALRDICDKRDLMLVFDEVQCGVARTGHLYAYEHFGVTPDIMASAKGIGGGFPMGACLATEKAARGMVIGTHGSTYGGNPLACAAGQAVLDVVLEDGFLDQVKATGERLRGALEQLIPNHDQLFDSVRGVGLMLGLKLNSDSRAFVAHLRDNHGLLTVAAGENVVRVLPPLNIDDSHIAEFIEKLSAGAASYTPPEG is encoded by the coding sequence ATGACGATCACGCCGCTGATGCCCGTATACCCCCGCTGCGGTGTACGTCCGGTTCGCGGCGAGGGCGCCTATCTGATCGGCGAGCGAGGCGAGCGCTATCTCGACTTCGCGAGCGGCATCGCGGTCAACCTGCTCGGCCATGGCCACCCGCATCTGACGAAGGCGATCCAGGATCAGGCCGCGACGCTGATGCACGTGTCGAATCTCTACGGCAGCCCGCAGGGCGAAGCCTATGCGGCGCGCCTCGTCGAGAACACCTTTGCCGACACGGTCTTCCTCACCAACTCGGGCGCTGAAGCGGTCGAATGTTCGATCAAGACCGCGCGCGCCTATCATTCGAGCGCGGGCAATGCCGAAAAACATACGCTGATCACATTCAACAACGCCTTCCACGGCCGCACGCTCGGCACGATCTCGGCGACCAATCAGGAAAAGCTGCGCAAGGGTTTCGACCCGCTGCTGCCCGGCTTCGCCTATGCGCCGTTCGACGACATCAACGCCGCGCTCGACCTTGTCGACGACAACACCGCGGGCTTCCTCGTCGAGCCGATCCAGGGCGAGGGCGGCATCCGCCCCGCGTCGCAGCCTTTCCTGCAGGCGCTGCGCGACATTTGCGACAAGCGCGACCTGATGCTCGTGTTCGACGAAGTCCAGTGCGGCGTCGCGCGGACCGGCCACCTCTATGCCTATGAGCATTTCGGCGTCACGCCCGACATCATGGCGAGCGCCAAGGGCATCGGCGGCGGCTTCCCGATGGGCGCGTGTCTCGCGACCGAGAAAGCCGCGCGCGGTATGGTGATCGGCACCCACGGTTCGACCTATGGCGGCAACCCGCTCGCTTGCGCCGCGGGCCAGGCGGTGCTCGACGTCGTGCTCGAAGACGGCTTCCTCGACCAGGTAAAGGCGACCGGCGAGCGTCTACGCGGCGCGCTTGAACAGCTCATCCCCAACCATGACCAGCTGTTCGACAGCGTCCGCGGTGTCGGCCTGATGCTCGGGCTCAAGCTCAATTCGGACAGCCGCGCGTTCGTCGCGCATCTGCGCGACAATCACGGGTTGCTGACGGTCGCGGCGGGCGAGAATGTTGTGCGCGTGCTGCCGCCGCTCAACATCGACGACAGCCACATTGCCGAATTCATCGAAAAATTGTCAGCGGGCGCGGCGAGCTACACGCCGCCCGAAGGCTGA
- a CDS encoding LLM class flavin-dependent oxidoreductase, which translates to MTKLSFLDLVPVTDTGTISQSLANAADLARHAEALGYGRYWVAEHHGMTGIASAATSVVLAHIGHATNSIRIGSAGIMLPNHAPMVIAEQFGTLEALFPGRIDLGLGRAPGSDQRVARALRRTLASDERQFPQDVLELQGFLAGDEQLGITAVPGAGTHIPLWILGSSTFGAQLAAMLGLPYAFASHFAPDALDEALDIYRRQFKPSAQLAEPYAAAAFNAFAADTREEAELLASSQQQAFVALRTGNPGKMKPPLAGYKDSLPPNARAILDHVLQCSAVGTAGDIAAGLKAFVERTGVDEVIIASSMYDHDARKHSLALTMEAAKTL; encoded by the coding sequence ATGACGAAACTCTCTTTCCTCGACCTCGTGCCCGTGACCGACACCGGCACGATCTCCCAATCGCTCGCCAATGCCGCCGATCTCGCCCGCCACGCCGAGGCGCTCGGCTACGGACGCTATTGGGTCGCCGAGCATCATGGCATGACGGGGATCGCGAGCGCCGCGACCTCGGTCGTGCTCGCGCATATCGGCCATGCCACCAACAGCATTCGCATCGGATCGGCTGGTATCATGCTGCCCAACCATGCCCCGATGGTGATCGCCGAGCAGTTCGGGACGCTCGAAGCCCTGTTCCCCGGCCGGATCGACCTGGGTCTGGGGCGCGCGCCGGGATCGGATCAGCGCGTCGCGCGCGCCCTCCGCCGGACGCTCGCCAGCGACGAGCGCCAGTTTCCGCAGGACGTGCTGGAATTGCAGGGCTTTCTCGCCGGCGACGAGCAACTCGGTATCACCGCGGTTCCGGGTGCGGGTACGCATATCCCGCTGTGGATTCTTGGATCGAGCACCTTTGGCGCGCAACTCGCGGCGATGCTCGGGCTTCCTTACGCGTTCGCCAGCCATTTCGCCCCCGACGCGCTCGACGAAGCGCTCGACATCTATCGCCGTCAGTTCAAGCCGTCGGCGCAGCTTGCCGAACCCTACGCCGCCGCGGCGTTCAACGCCTTCGCAGCCGATACGCGCGAGGAAGCCGAACTGCTCGCCTCGTCGCAGCAGCAGGCGTTCGTCGCGCTGCGCACGGGCAATCCGGGCAAGATGAAGCCGCCGCTTGCGGGCTACAAGGACAGCCTGCCACCGAACGCGCGCGCGATCCTCGACCATGTGCTTCAATGTTCGGCGGTCGGCACCGCCGGCGATATTGCGGCGGGGCTCAAGGCCTTTGTCGAGCGCACGGGCGTCGACGAAGTGATCATCGCGTCGTCGATGTACGACCATGATGCGCGCAAACATTCGCTCGCGCTGACGATGGAGGCGGCAAAAACGCTCTAG
- a CDS encoding Lrp/AsnC family transcriptional regulator — translation MTKIDAIGRKILHELSRDGRISNLELAERVGLSPSACLRRVQELERSGVIAGYRARIDPAKLGLTFLAYVTVGLSTHTKKAQADFEAAMADAPEVRECHNITGAIEYLLRIETEDLAAYKHFHTEVLGMLPQVHSITTYVLMDSPKDERA, via the coding sequence ATGACCAAGATTGATGCCATTGGCCGCAAGATATTGCATGAATTGTCGCGCGACGGGCGAATCTCGAACCTTGAGCTTGCCGAGCGCGTCGGGCTGTCGCCCTCGGCGTGCCTGCGCCGCGTTCAGGAGCTTGAACGCAGCGGCGTGATCGCGGGCTATCGTGCGCGAATCGACCCGGCGAAGCTTGGTCTGACCTTCCTCGCCTATGTGACCGTCGGCCTGTCGACGCACACCAAGAAGGCGCAGGCCGATTTCGAGGCGGCGATGGCGGATGCCCCCGAGGTGCGCGAATGCCACAATATCACCGGCGCGATCGAGTATCTGCTGCGCATCGAGACCGAGGATCTGGCGGCATATAAGCATTTCCATACCGAGGTGCTCGGGATGCTTCCGCAGGTCCATTCGATCACCACCTATGTGCTGATGGATTCGCCAAAGGACGAGCGGGCATAG
- a CDS encoding LysE family translocator, whose amino-acid sequence MNQTTLLALSAFALVSSITPGPNNMMLMASGANFGLRRTVPHALGVGIGFTLMIVLVGVGLMGLFDLFPVLNIVLKVVSVVYLLWLAWKIANAAAPDTESGARGKPMTFVQAMLFQWVNPKAWSMALTAIALYAPDRNFGAVLLVAVIFGIINLPSTSLWAVMGQVMRSWLSSPARLKAFNWTMAALLVGSLALLI is encoded by the coding sequence ATGAACCAGACCACCCTGCTCGCGCTCTCCGCCTTCGCGCTCGTCTCGTCGATCACGCCGGGGCCGAACAATATGATGCTGATGGCGTCGGGCGCCAATTTCGGGCTGCGCCGTACCGTGCCGCACGCGCTGGGGGTCGGCATCGGCTTCACGCTGATGATCGTCCTCGTCGGCGTCGGGCTGATGGGATTGTTCGACCTGTTCCCGGTGCTGAACATCGTGCTCAAGGTGGTCAGCGTCGTCTATCTGCTCTGGCTGGCGTGGAAGATCGCCAACGCTGCCGCGCCCGACACCGAAAGCGGGGCGCGCGGCAAGCCGATGACTTTCGTGCAGGCCATGCTGTTCCAGTGGGTGAACCCCAAGGCATGGTCGATGGCGCTGACAGCGATCGCGCTCTACGCCCCCGACCGCAATTTCGGCGCCGTGCTGCTCGTCGCGGTGATCTTCGGCATCATCAACCTGCCCTCGACCAGCCTGTGGGCGGTGATGGGCCAGGTGATGCGCAGCTGGCTGTCGAGCCCGGCGCGGCTCAAGGCGTTCAACTGGACGATGGCGGCGTTGCTCGTCGGATCGCTCGCGCTCCTGATCTGA
- a CDS encoding aldo/keto reductase: MQSRRLGKSAIHVSDICMGTMTFGSQADEATAFRVLDRCFDAGINFYDTAEGYPVPPDVKWVGRTEEIVGRWMKTKPRDAIILATKVSGPSHVWFKSPCRSGMTALDRKNIMQAVDDSLTRLQTDYIDLYQTHWPDHDAPYYEMMDALDELVRIGKVRILGCSNETSWGLMKSLAASDRLGGARYHTIQNNFSLNNRRFEDELAQVCRQEGVSLIPYSPLAGGVLSGKYQGGATPEGARFSRYLKMEGRQAAMGRRFVNEKSLAATERYLAIAADAGLHPVTMATAWSKQHDFVASTIVGVSAYDQVDPILDAMELVLSDDLMKALYKVSKDILYPMS; encoded by the coding sequence ATGCAGAGTCGTCGCCTCGGCAAGAGCGCAATCCATGTGTCCGACATCTGCATGGGGACGATGACCTTCGGCAGCCAGGCGGACGAGGCGACGGCGTTCCGCGTCCTCGACCGCTGCTTCGACGCGGGGATCAATTTCTACGACACCGCCGAAGGCTATCCGGTGCCGCCCGACGTCAAATGGGTCGGCCGCACCGAGGAGATCGTCGGCCGCTGGATGAAGACCAAGCCGCGCGACGCGATCATCCTGGCGACCAAGGTGTCGGGACCGAGCCATGTGTGGTTCAAGTCGCCGTGCCGCAGCGGCATGACCGCGCTCGACCGCAAGAACATCATGCAGGCGGTCGACGACAGCCTGACGCGGCTCCAGACCGACTATATCGATCTCTATCAGACGCACTGGCCCGACCATGACGCGCCCTATTACGAGATGATGGACGCGCTCGACGAACTCGTTCGCATCGGCAAGGTCCGCATCCTCGGCTGTTCGAACGAGACGAGCTGGGGGCTGATGAAATCGCTCGCGGCGTCGGATCGGCTCGGCGGCGCGCGTTACCACACGATCCAGAATAATTTCAGCCTCAACAACCGCCGCTTCGAGGACGAGCTGGCGCAGGTGTGCCGGCAGGAAGGCGTCAGCCTGATCCCTTACTCCCCGCTCGCGGGCGGGGTTTTGTCGGGCAAATATCAGGGCGGGGCGACCCCCGAGGGCGCGCGCTTCTCGCGCTACCTGAAGATGGAGGGGCGGCAGGCCGCGATGGGGCGCCGCTTCGTCAACGAAAAGAGCCTTGCCGCGACCGAGCGCTATCTGGCAATCGCCGCCGATGCGGGGCTGCATCCGGTGACGATGGCGACCGCCTGGTCGAAGCAGCATGACTTCGTCGCCTCGACGATCGTCGGGGTCAGCGCTTATGATCAGGTCGATCCGATCCTCGATGCGATGGAACTGGTGCTGTCCGACGACCTGATGAAGGCACTGTACAAGGTCAGCAAAGATATCCTCTACCCGATGAGCTGA
- a CDS encoding DUF411 domain-containing protein, protein MPPARRAFFALAAFSAVIGTAHAANPTMFRDAGCGCCLKWLEQVKASFGQKAVVVNSPDMNAVKDKQGVPQALRSCHTVLVGGYVIEGHVPAKEISRLLREKPKGVKGLAVAGMPTGSPGMEHGNHREAYKVMTFGPGGQRVYASYAASGGAHAH, encoded by the coding sequence ATGCCTCCTGCCCGCCGCGCGTTTTTCGCCCTCGCCGCTTTTTCCGCCGTGATCGGCACCGCGCACGCCGCGAACCCGACGATGTTTCGCGATGCGGGCTGCGGCTGCTGCCTCAAATGGCTCGAACAGGTGAAAGCCTCGTTCGGGCAGAAGGCGGTCGTGGTGAATTCGCCCGACATGAATGCGGTGAAGGACAAGCAGGGCGTGCCGCAGGCGCTGCGCAGCTGCCACACCGTGCTCGTCGGCGGCTATGTGATCGAAGGCCATGTGCCCGCGAAGGAAATCAGCCGCCTGCTCCGTGAGAAGCCGAAAGGCGTGAAGGGCCTTGCGGTCGCCGGGATGCCGACGGGATCGCCCGGCATGGAGCATGGCAATCACCGCGAGGCCTATAAGGTGATGACCTTCGGCCCCGGCGGCCAGCGCGTCTATGCGAGCTATGCCGCAAGCGGCGGCGCGCACGCGCACTGA
- a CDS encoding winged helix DNA-binding protein, translating into MLFRAAILERIRTGEVTLAFRRWRRPTVKTGGRLRTAIGELAIESVSPCAAAAITDADARSAGFGSCAELLTELDARQEGDIYRIALRFDRPDPRIALREAGDLSADEAASLAQRLDRLDRRSGPWTRPVLHHIAAHEGQAAADIAKSLGVEKMWLKQNIRKLKELGLTESLETGYRLSPRGKALIEALPR; encoded by the coding sequence ATGCTTTTCCGCGCCGCCATTCTCGAACGCATCAGAACCGGCGAGGTCACGCTGGCCTTTCGGCGGTGGCGGCGCCCGACCGTCAAGACGGGCGGGCGGCTGCGCACCGCGATCGGCGAACTGGCGATCGAAAGCGTGTCTCCCTGTGCGGCGGCCGCGATTACCGACGCCGATGCGCGCTCCGCAGGTTTCGGATCGTGTGCCGAGTTGCTGACCGAACTCGACGCGCGGCAGGAAGGCGATATCTATCGCATCGCCCTGCGTTTCGATCGGCCCGATCCGCGCATCGCGCTTCGCGAGGCCGGCGATCTTTCGGCGGACGAGGCGGCGTCGCTCGCGCAGCGGCTCGATCGCCTCGACCGGCGTTCGGGTCCATGGACGCGGCCCGTCCTGCACCATATCGCCGCCCACGAAGGACAGGCGGCGGCCGACATCGCAAAATCGCTCGGCGTCGAGAAGATGTGGCTCAAGCAGAATATCCGCAAGCTCAAGGAGCTTGGCCTGACGGAAAGTCTCGAGACCGGGTATCGGCTGTCGCCGCGCGGCAAGGCGCTGATCGAGGCCCTGCCACGTTAG
- a CDS encoding dienelactone hydrolase family protein produces the protein MCTENTEADLDRAGLPVGRRSFAALAGAGALVAALPARAIAGKPVKGRDVDIKTADGTCDAYFVAPASGKHPGVLIWPDIRGLRPAFRQMADRLAGEGYAVLCVNPFYRWQKSPVVTATSDFNDPAIREKLFGYLKLLTRPIVETDAKAHLAFLDAQKEVDTKRKIGTTGYCMGGAMTIYTAALKPDRVGAAGSFHGGGVGTDKPDSPHLLIPKTNAGYLFAIADNDDKETPNEKVLLKAVLEPRKQWHEVEVYEGAMHGWCPPDGRAYNEAAAEKAWARMLALFKAELA, from the coding sequence ATGTGCACCGAAAACACCGAAGCCGATCTCGACCGCGCGGGATTGCCCGTCGGGCGGCGTAGTTTTGCCGCGCTTGCGGGCGCCGGTGCGCTGGTCGCGGCGCTGCCCGCGCGCGCGATCGCGGGCAAGCCGGTGAAGGGCCGCGATGTCGACATCAAGACCGCCGATGGCACTTGTGACGCCTATTTCGTCGCACCCGCGAGCGGTAAGCATCCCGGCGTGCTGATCTGGCCCGACATTCGCGGGCTTCGGCCGGCCTTTCGCCAGATGGCCGACCGGCTGGCGGGTGAGGGCTATGCGGTGCTCTGCGTCAATCCCTTCTACCGCTGGCAGAAGTCGCCCGTCGTGACCGCGACGAGCGATTTCAACGATCCGGCGATCCGCGAAAAATTGTTCGGTTACCTGAAGCTGCTGACGCGCCCGATCGTCGAGACTGACGCCAAGGCGCATCTCGCTTTCCTTGACGCGCAGAAGGAGGTCGACACCAAGCGCAAGATCGGCACCACGGGCTATTGCATGGGCGGTGCGATGACGATCTACACCGCCGCGCTGAAGCCCGATCGCGTCGGCGCGGCGGGGAGCTTCCATGGCGGCGGCGTCGGCACCGATAAACCCGACAGCCCGCACCTGCTGATTCCGAAAACCAACGCCGGCTATTTGTTCGCGATCGCTGATAACGACGACAAGGAAACCCCGAACGAGAAGGTCTTGCTGAAGGCCGTTCTCGAACCCCGCAAGCAGTGGCACGAGGTCGAGGTTTACGAAGGCGCGATGCATGGCTGGTGCCCGCCCGATGGCCGCGCCTATAATGAAGCCGCGGCGGAAAAAGCGTGGGCGCGGATGCTGGCGCTATTCAAGGCCGAGCTCGCCTGA
- a CDS encoding HAD family hydrolase, which translates to MKNIRPTPPAAIIFDFDGVVADSEVRANLSLAESLTAAGMPATYDECLRDYYGHNWQETERRIVARYGRPLPADFRETHRERARARYMEGFDAVPGVAAFLDTLGPLPRAIASSSRAEYIGWALGLFGLGHHFGEHVYSADGWDRGKPHPDIYLAAAKGLGVDPATCLAIEDSPTGAQAAIAAGMTVIGFCGAGHIVDRAGHGAMLQEVGVHHVALTFDDVATAISPFVIPAKAGTQ; encoded by the coding sequence ATGAAGAATATCAGACCGACCCCTCCCGCCGCGATCATCTTCGATTTCGACGGCGTCGTCGCCGACAGCGAGGTGCGCGCCAACCTGTCGCTCGCCGAAAGCCTGACCGCCGCCGGCATGCCCGCGACCTATGACGAGTGCCTGCGCGACTATTATGGCCATAACTGGCAGGAAACCGAGCGCCGGATCGTCGCGCGCTACGGGCGGCCGCTGCCCGCCGATTTCCGCGAGACGCATCGCGAACGCGCGCGGGCGCGTTATATGGAGGGCTTCGATGCCGTCCCCGGCGTCGCCGCCTTCCTCGACACGCTCGGACCGCTCCCGCGCGCGATCGCTTCGTCGAGCCGCGCCGAATATATCGGCTGGGCGCTCGGCCTGTTCGGCCTCGGCCACCATTTCGGCGAACATGTCTACAGCGCCGACGGCTGGGACCGCGGCAAGCCGCATCCCGACATCTATCTCGCCGCCGCAAAAGGGCTGGGCGTCGATCCGGCAACCTGCCTTGCGATCGAGGATTCGCCGACCGGGGCGCAGGCAGCGATCGCGGCGGGGATGACCGTGATCGGCTTTTGCGGCGCAGGGCATATCGTCGACCGCGCGGGACATGGCGCGATGCTGCAAGAGGTTGGCGTGCATCATGTGGCGCTGACGTTCGACGACGTTGCTACCGCTATCTCTCCTTTCGTCATTCCCGCGAAAGCGGGAACCCAGTAG
- the glmS gene encoding glutamine--fructose-6-phosphate transaminase (isomerizing) produces MCGIIGIIGTAQVADRLVDGLKRMEYRGYDSAGVCTVEGGQLIRRRAEGKLGNLVKELAGNPAPGTVGIAHTRWATHGAPTTSNAHPHATGEVALVHNGIIENFKPLREALQARGRKFESETDTEVVAHLVSEQVEAGLSPQDAVKAVLPQLRGAFALAIAFRQHPDLLIGARLGSPLVVGYGEGETYLGSDALALAPLTQKIAYLDEGDWVVITREGAQIFDAENNPVTREITTSGVTAATIEKGNYRHFMQKEIFEQPTVVAQTLSSYIRPLEQTVALPQMDFDLSKVERITIVACGTSFYAGMVAKYWFETFARVPVDIDVASEFRYRDPVLQPGGLALFISQSGETADTLAALRHCKANGQTIAVVVNVPTSSMAREADLLLPTHAGPEIGVASTKAFTCQLAVLAALAAHLALKKGKLSADEEREIVRHLIEAPAALNAALAHDEEISKMAHLVAPARDVLYLGRGPDYPLALEGALKLKEISYIHAEGYASGEMKHGPIALIDEAVPVIVLAPSGPLFEKTVSNMQEVMARGGKVVLISDAEGLAEAGDGCMATIEMPKVHPLIAPLVYAVPVQLLAYHVAVAKGTDVDQPRNLAKSVTVE; encoded by the coding sequence ATGTGCGGAATTATCGGAATCATCGGCACGGCCCAGGTCGCGGACCGCCTCGTCGACGGGCTGAAGCGCATGGAATATCGCGGTTATGACTCGGCGGGCGTGTGCACGGTCGAGGGCGGTCAGCTGATCCGCCGCCGCGCCGAGGGCAAGCTCGGCAATCTCGTCAAGGAACTCGCGGGCAATCCGGCGCCGGGCACCGTCGGCATCGCGCACACGCGCTGGGCGACGCACGGTGCGCCGACGACGAGCAACGCCCACCCGCACGCGACGGGCGAAGTCGCGCTCGTCCACAACGGGATCATCGAGAATTTCAAGCCGCTGCGCGAAGCCTTGCAGGCGCGCGGTCGCAAGTTCGAAAGCGAGACCGACACCGAAGTCGTCGCGCATCTCGTCAGCGAACAGGTCGAAGCCGGCCTGTCGCCGCAGGACGCGGTGAAGGCGGTGCTCCCGCAGCTCCGCGGCGCCTTCGCGCTTGCGATCGCCTTCCGCCAGCATCCCGACCTGCTCATCGGTGCGCGCCTCGGCTCGCCGCTCGTCGTCGGTTATGGCGAGGGCGAAACCTATCTCGGCTCGGACGCGCTCGCGCTCGCGCCGCTGACGCAGAAGATCGCCTATCTCGACGAAGGCGACTGGGTCGTCATCACCCGCGAAGGCGCGCAGATCTTCGACGCCGAAAACAACCCGGTAACGCGCGAAATCACCACCTCGGGCGTCACCGCCGCGACGATCGAGAAGGGCAATTACCGCCACTTCATGCAGAAGGAGATTTTCGAGCAGCCGACCGTCGTCGCGCAGACGCTCTCCTCCTACATCCGCCCGCTCGAACAGACCGTCGCGCTGCCGCAGATGGATTTCGACCTGTCGAAGGTCGAACGCATCACCATCGTCGCGTGCGGCACCAGCTTCTACGCCGGCATGGTCGCCAAATATTGGTTCGAAACCTTCGCGCGCGTCCCCGTCGACATCGATGTCGCGTCGGAGTTCCGCTACCGCGACCCGGTGCTCCAGCCCGGCGGGCTCGCGCTCTTCATTTCGCAGTCGGGCGAGACCGCCGACACGCTCGCGGCGCTCCGCCATTGCAAGGCGAACGGCCAGACGATCGCGGTCGTCGTCAACGTGCCGACCAGCAGCATGGCGCGCGAGGCCGATCTGCTGCTCCCGACCCACGCGGGCCCCGAAATCGGCGTCGCCTCGACCAAGGCCTTCACCTGCCAGCTTGCGGTGCTCGCCGCGCTCGCCGCGCACCTCGCGCTCAAGAAGGGCAAGCTCAGCGCCGATGAAGAGCGCGAGATCGTCAGGCATCTGATCGAGGCACCCGCCGCGCTCAACGCTGCACTCGCCCACGACGAGGAAATCTCGAAGATGGCGCATCTCGTCGCCCCCGCACGCGACGTGCTCTACCTCGGCCGCGGCCCCGACTATCCGCTCGCATTGGAAGGCGCGCTCAAGCTCAAGGAAATCTCGTACATTCATGCCGAAGGCTATGCGTCGGGCGAGATGAAGCACGGCCCGATCGCGCTGATCGACGAGGCGGTCCCCGTGATCGTCCTCGCGCCGAGCGGGCCGCTGTTCGAAAAGACCGTCAGCAACATGCAGGAAGTCATGGCGCGCGGCGGCAAGGTCGTGCTGATTTCGGACGCCGAAGGTCTCGCCGAAGCCGGCGACGGCTGCATGGCGACGATCGAGATGCCCAAGGTCCACCCGCTGATCGCGCCGCTCGTCTACGCGGTGCCGGTGCAATTGCTGGCGTATCATGTTGCGGTCGCCAAGGGGACCGACGTCGATCAGCCGCGCAATCTGGCGAAATCGGTTACCGTGGAGTAG
- a CDS encoding PIN domain-containing protein, whose translation MIDAQFDSDILIDALNGVEAARAEIRRAGRKSISRISWTEVMSAADPASVKVVEAFLGCFQVEEVGDAVARRAAALRAERKGLTLADAFVLATAQISGRILVTRNIKVFPAAMPGIRVPYTL comes from the coding sequence ATGATCGACGCGCAGTTCGACAGCGATATCCTCATCGACGCGCTGAACGGCGTCGAGGCGGCGCGCGCCGAAATCCGCCGCGCGGGGCGCAAAAGCATCAGCCGGATCAGCTGGACCGAAGTCATGTCGGCCGCCGATCCCGCGTCGGTGAAAGTAGTCGAGGCGTTTCTCGGCTGTTTCCAGGTCGAGGAGGTCGGCGATGCGGTCGCGCGCCGCGCCGCGGCACTGCGCGCGGAGCGCAAGGGCTTGACCTTGGCCGACGCTTTCGTACTGGCGACCGCGCAGATCAGCGGGCGCATCCTCGTCACGCGCAATATCAAGGTGTTTCCGGCGGCGATGCCGGGTATTCGCGTTCCCTACACGCTGTAA
- a CDS encoding CopG family transcriptional regulator has product MRFLADIPDDDIQWLDALAAEQGVSRAELVRRAVTAYRADVSGDAIDNAFGIWRGRTDIGDGLKYQRRLRGKRE; this is encoded by the coding sequence ATGCGTTTCCTCGCCGACATCCCCGATGACGATATCCAGTGGCTCGACGCGCTTGCGGCCGAGCAGGGCGTGTCGCGCGCCGAACTCGTCCGCCGCGCCGTGACGGCCTATCGCGCCGACGTGTCGGGCGACGCGATCGACAATGCGTTTGGCATCTGGCGCGGCCGCACCGACATCGGCGACGGGCTAAAATATCAGCGACGCCTGCGGGGCAAGCGCGAATGA
- a CDS encoding GNAT family N-acetyltransferase, whose amino-acid sequence MSGLIVRPAVRADYDRWLPLWDGYNAFYGRSGDTALAPEITAATWERFFDPYEPMFALVAEQDGALLGLTHYLLHRSTTSLLPSLYLQDLFTTAESRGKGVGRALIEAVYDAAKEASLPRVYWLTHETNDTAMMLYDRIAEKSGFVVYRKILPA is encoded by the coding sequence ATGAGCGGCCTGATCGTCCGTCCGGCGGTGCGCGCCGATTACGATCGCTGGCTGCCTTTGTGGGACGGCTACAACGCATTCTACGGCCGCAGCGGCGATACGGCGCTCGCGCCGGAGATCACGGCTGCGACGTGGGAGCGCTTCTTCGATCCGTATGAACCAATGTTCGCGCTCGTCGCCGAACAGGACGGCGCGCTTCTCGGCCTCACCCATTATCTCCTGCACCGGAGCACGACGTCGTTGCTGCCGTCGCTTTACCTGCAGGACCTGTTCACCACCGCCGAATCGCGCGGAAAGGGCGTTGGCCGCGCACTGATCGAGGCCGTCTATGACGCCGCAAAAGAAGCTTCGCTGCCGCGCGTCTATTGGCTGACGCATGAAACGAACGACACCGCGATGATGCTCTATGATCGCATCGCTGAAAAATCGGGATTTGTCGTCTATCGAAAGATACTGCCGGCTTGA
- a CDS encoding GNAT family N-acetyltransferase, translating to MPAPTLTTARLVLRQLREDDAAALFPVLSDPEVMIWWSSGPHASPAETADYVKGNAAEGQGYLCWAITAGDDSALGWVILIDGKPDVKEIGYILRRDRWGGGIAREAVARVIDHGFGEMGLRRIFADTDPENPGSIGLLERLGFQREGRLRGEWETHIGVRDSLIYGLLRDEWTMEKTR from the coding sequence ATGCCCGCCCCGACGCTGACGACCGCGCGCCTCGTGCTGCGCCAGCTGCGCGAGGACGACGCCGCCGCGCTGTTCCCGGTGCTGTCCGATCCGGAGGTGATGATCTGGTGGTCGAGTGGGCCGCACGCATCGCCCGCCGAGACCGCGGACTATGTCAAAGGCAATGCCGCCGAAGGGCAGGGCTATCTGTGCTGGGCGATCACCGCGGGCGACGATTCGGCGCTCGGCTGGGTGATCCTGATCGACGGCAAGCCCGACGTGAAAGAGATCGGTTATATCCTGCGCCGCGACCGCTGGGGCGGCGGCATCGCGCGCGAGGCGGTGGCGCGGGTGATCGACCATGGTTTCGGCGAGATGGGCCTGCGCCGGATCTTTGCCGACACCGACCCCGAAAATCCCGGTTCGATCGGGCTGCTCGAACGGCTTGGTTTTCAGCGCGAAGGCCGGCTGCGCGGCGAGTGGGAAACGCATATCGGCGTGCGCGATTCGCTGATCTACGGCTTGCTGCGCGACGAATGGACGATGGAGAAGACAAGATGA